The following nucleotide sequence is from Microbulbifer sp. A4B17.
CTGTCGGATCATCAAGTTGCAGTATTGGCTGGAATGAGAGCTGGTTACGGTGCCATGCTCAAATTCTTCAGTCCGGAAAATATTGAACGTAGACTGGGAAATACTTCCGGTGTTTTTGGTAACAAAAATGCAAAAAAATGGGAAGGATTTACTGCAATTTACAGGGAATTGGTAGGTGATCCAGATAATTGTTATCGCAAGCTATTTGGTGATGAATTTGCAGTTACATATGAAAACCAATTGTCAGAGTTAAAAAATGCGCGAAGCATTAAAAATTAATAAGTTGACGGAAAAGAGGGAGTTACTTGTGTCGATTAAAAAACTATTTCAGGTCGGTCTAATTGGGTTTTTAGCAGTTGCGATTGCCGGTTGCCAAACAACAAGGCGGACTTTAAATCTGGATACCAGTCTCGAATTGGTTGTAGAGACACAAAATGATGTAAACCCGGACGATGATGGCCGAGCTTCCCCCGTCGTTATACGAGTATTTATGCTTGCAGATGAGCGCCAGTTTGCCCGTGAAGACTTCCTTAATCTTTACGAAAATGCCCAATCCCGTCTCGGTAAGGATTTAATTGATACTGTCATTCTCAAAGAGTTTGCGCCCGGAGAGCAGCGTATAGAAGAGTTGGCACTAACACCGGACGTGAAATATATCGGGCTGTTGGCTGAGTTTGTACAGTATCAGGATGCCGAGGCATTAATGGTTCTGCCAATTACTGATCACAAGAAAAATGAATATGAGGTGTCACTTGCCGATGTACGAATTGGCTCACCTGATGATATTGCCAAACGCCGCCGGGCAAAATTAACTACTCGAAGCAGTGATGATGACAGTGGAGATACGGTAACAATCTCCAAAGAAGACTATGAAAGAATGAAAAAAACGCTCCCTGATATGCAGCAATCTCAGTAAGGCAAAAAATTATTGCCACGGGGGATAGAAATTTATGCCCTGGAAATATTATGCGAGCTTTTCTAAGGAACATTTATGTCGGCAAACAATAAGGTGATCTGGAGCGAGGGCATGTTTTTACGCCCTCAGCATTTTCAACAACAGGATCGCTATCTCGAACAGCTTGTCGAAGCGCGTACGGCCCCTCTTGGACCTTACACTTGGGGAATTGTAGAGCTGGCGATTGACAGTGAACCTTTATTGATGGGGAAAATTTCTCTGTCGAAAGTGAAGGCTGTTTTTCCTGATGGCACTCCGATACTTGCCCCTGAGAATGAACATTTACCGGATGTTTTAGAAGTTCCGGTTAATACTCGCGATGAGATAGTTTATCTGTGCGTGCCAATGAAACGCCCAGGTAGCCAGGAGTCCATTCGAGATCAGGAGGATTTCCCTCAGGCCCGTTATCAAGCTTCGAATTTTGATGCCCGTAATAGTGCGGCATCATCCGGCGAGTCCGCCCGTATCCAGATCGGAAAGTTAAGGGCTTGTCTGAAATTGGGCAGTGATGACCTGAGTGGCTACGCGGCGGTTGGTGTTGCGCGGATTAAAGAACGTCAGCCGGAAAAGCCGGTGGAGTTGGATGCTGACTATATACCACCGTTGTTAAATGCGGAGACCTCTTCAGTAATTAATGCTTATATTGAAGAAGTTAAAGGGCTGCTCGATCATCGCGGCTCTGCTCTTGGCCACCGCCTGAGTGACAGTGGCAGGAGTGGCTCTGCAGAGATTGCTGATTATTTGCTACTGCAAGTTATTAACCGCTTTGAGCCCTTACTGAAGCAGATCACAGCTCAGCCCCGATTACATCCACACAACTTATTTCTTGAGCTGCTACAGCTGGCAGGTGAACTTTCGACTTTTACTTCCCAGTCCAAGCGACCACCAGAAATTCCAGTATATGCTCATGAGAATTTACAGGTAAGTTTTGCTGGATTGTTTTCAGCGTTGAGGCAATCTCTCTCCACAGTTCTTGAGCAAACTGCAATTGCAATGGAGTTGGTGCAGCGCAAGTTTGGAATTTATGTTGCGCCTGTTACCGATCCTTCACTATTAAAATCTGCCAGTTTTATTATGGCTGCAAAAGCAGATATGCCTGGTGATCTATTGCGAAGTCGCTTCCCAACACAGGCGAAGGTTGCCCCGGTCGAGGCAATTAGAGAGCTTATCTCTGCACAATTACCGGGCTTGTCATTGCGTCCGCTTCCAGTGGCTCCGCGACAAATTCCCTACCACGCGGGGTTTACTTACTTTGAGGTCGAGCGGAGTGGAGAGTTGTGGCAGGCGATGACTCGCTCGGGCGGTTTTGCGGTACATCTAGGCGCAGAGTTCCCAGGGCTAACTATGGAGCTCTGGGCCATAAGGAATAATTGATATGAGTAATGACAGTTTTACTCCGCCGCGAGCCCCCAATGCAGGCGATAGAACAGTATTGATACCTACACCCGGTGCCGCGGCGGCACCGGCAGCAGCTCAGGCTCAGCCGCAATTCTTTGCCAGCCAGAATGCCCCGGTTGAGGCTCAAGTTCGCAACAGCCTGAATCCATTAGTCTCAGCTGCCTCAAAATTGTTAGGTGTAATTATTAAATTACGCACAACGATGAATCACGCTAATGTGCCAGATCTGCACAAACGGCTTACCACGGAAATCCAGAGCTTCGAACGAGAGGCAAAGCAGCTTGCCCTAACACCGGAGTCAGTTTTAACTGCCCGATATTTACTTTGTACTGTCGTTGATGAGGTGGTTTTGACCACGCCTTGGGGAACCGCCAGTGGCTGGAGTCAACACTCTTTGCTCAGCTTATTCCACAAAGAGACTTTTGGCGGGGAAAAGTGTTTTGTCATTTTACAGCGTATGCTGGAAACCCCTGCAAGTCATTTGGAACTCCTTGAACTCTTTTATCTGTGCCTAAGCCTCGGTTTTCAGGGTAAGTATCGACTGGTGCAGCGCGGACATGAACAGATAGAACAGATTCGCGATGAGCTTTACAGAACAATTGAACAGCATAAGCAGCCGATGGACAGAGATCTTTCACCGCGCTGGCAGGGATGTGTGGAGCGAAAATCTCGACTGATCCATTACATTCCCTTGTGGGTGATTATGAGTGTTGTATTGGGATTGTTAGTTGCAACTTACAGTGGTTATCGCTGGTGGCTCTATGAAACGACGACACCAGTCTCTGACCAAATTTTAGATTTGTCCAATAGTGATAATGAGTCTCCGCAAGGGGAAGGGTAACACTCGGGCTGATATTGATCCGGGGTGCAGAAGATGCCCTGGAAGATGGAGCAATTGATGAAACGCTTGCGTAACTTTTTTACCAATAAGTGGGTGCTGGGGCTCATAGGACTGTCAGCTCTCTCCCTTCTAATTTGGTTTGCGGCTGATTACATTAAGTTTGGTAGTGATAACGCCACGCTTTCTCACACTGTCCGACTAACTATAATTGTCTTTATCTTTGCTATTTGGCTGGTATGGAATATCAGCCAGTGGCTTGTAGAACGACGTCAAAACCAAGCATTAATT
It contains:
- the tssJ gene encoding type VI secretion system lipoprotein TssJ codes for the protein MREALKINKLTEKRELLVSIKKLFQVGLIGFLAVAIAGCQTTRRTLNLDTSLELVVETQNDVNPDDDGRASPVVIRVFMLADERQFAREDFLNLYENAQSRLGKDLIDTVILKEFAPGEQRIEELALTPDVKYIGLLAEFVQYQDAEALMVLPITDHKKNEYEVSLADVRIGSPDDIAKRRRAKLTTRSSDDDSGDTVTISKEDYERMKKTLPDMQQSQ
- the tssK gene encoding type VI secretion system baseplate subunit TssK; translated protein: MSANNKVIWSEGMFLRPQHFQQQDRYLEQLVEARTAPLGPYTWGIVELAIDSEPLLMGKISLSKVKAVFPDGTPILAPENEHLPDVLEVPVNTRDEIVYLCVPMKRPGSQESIRDQEDFPQARYQASNFDARNSAASSGESARIQIGKLRACLKLGSDDLSGYAAVGVARIKERQPEKPVELDADYIPPLLNAETSSVINAYIEEVKGLLDHRGSALGHRLSDSGRSGSAEIADYLLLQVINRFEPLLKQITAQPRLHPHNLFLELLQLAGELSTFTSQSKRPPEIPVYAHENLQVSFAGLFSALRQSLSTVLEQTAIAMELVQRKFGIYVAPVTDPSLLKSASFIMAAKADMPGDLLRSRFPTQAKVAPVEAIRELISAQLPGLSLRPLPVAPRQIPYHAGFTYFEVERSGELWQAMTRSGGFAVHLGAEFPGLTMELWAIRNN
- the icmH gene encoding type IVB secretion system protein IcmH/DotU encodes the protein MSNDSFTPPRAPNAGDRTVLIPTPGAAAAPAAAQAQPQFFASQNAPVEAQVRNSLNPLVSAASKLLGVIIKLRTTMNHANVPDLHKRLTTEIQSFEREAKQLALTPESVLTARYLLCTVVDEVVLTTPWGTASGWSQHSLLSLFHKETFGGEKCFVILQRMLETPASHLELLELFYLCLSLGFQGKYRLVQRGHEQIEQIRDELYRTIEQHKQPMDRDLSPRWQGCVERKSRLIHYIPLWVIMSVVLGLLVATYSGYRWWLYETTTPVSDQILDLSNSDNESPQGEG